GCAGATCGTCAGCCATCGTCAACCTAGATCGTCACAAATGCGCTGAAACGCTAAAACGGGATCCTCCGCAGCGGTAATCGGTCGGCCAATCACCAGGTAATCGGCTCCAGCCTGCACCGTGGCCTCGGGGGTAAACACCCGCCGCTGATCGCCAGCGATCGCCCAAGTGGGGCGGACACCGGGACAGACCAGTAGAACCTCTTGACCGAGCGACCGCCGCAGGGGTTCCACTTCTTGAGGCGAACAAACGATGCCGGAAATGCCTGCCGATTGGGCTAGTAACGTCAACTGCAGAACATAGTCGGGCAATTCTAGGGGTACCTTCAGTTCAAACGCTAGGGTGCGGGAGTCGATGCTGGTTAACACCGTCACCGCC
The sequence above is a segment of the Candidatus Obscuribacterales bacterium genome. Coding sequences within it:
- the pyrF gene encoding orotidine-5'-phosphate decarboxylase, which encodes MTLSPQERVIVALDVSTEQEAIAWLDRLPDVTFWKVGLELFVSCGPTILAELKARQKRIFLDLKFHDIPNTMAGACRAAGRYGVDLMTVHAPAGKVALEQAVQAAQEGAIAAGYPAPQLLAVTVLTSIDSRTLAFELKVPLELPDYVLQLTLLAQSAGISGIVCSPQEVEPLRRSLGQEVLLVCPGVRPTWAIAGDQRRVFTPEATVQAGADYLVIGRPITAAEDPVLAFQRICDDLG